A genome region from Alkalibaculum bacchi includes the following:
- a CDS encoding FAD-dependent oxidoreductase: MFDKLFSPIKINQCEIPNRLAVTAMVANYCNEDGTASDKYIAYHEAKAKGGWGLIITEDYAVNEHAMGYKYIGGLWNDGQIESHKKLTDAVHKYDSKIFAQIYHAGRQSGSLVNGGVQPMAPSAIPCPWLREMPRELTIAEIEQIVEDFGDTALRAKKAGFDGVEVHAAHGYLIAQFLSPYVNKRTDKYGGNFDNRTRFLKEIYENIRAKVGKDFAVTVRLSVVEDMPGGRDMAESRILAKLIEEWGFDALHVSCAVYGDHNRQIVSPMYVSHAWQADLAAEIKKIVNIPVFTVNRINDPRMAESLLEMDKADIIGMGRGSLADPDLPNKAKAGDLQSIRYCIGCLQGCTGALYVGGPITCLVNPSLGEEYKLDYSKVENPKSVLIAGAGPGGLEAARAAAMKGHSVSIYEKREFLGGQFRSAAYPPSKGELANYTTWVTNELEKLGVNIYLNTEVTKELILDKKPDVVIAATGGNPLVPPIKGIDKAHVVTAEDVLLGNVSVGDKIVVAGGGEVGSETAAHLGMQQREVSIVEMRSAICMDLDGVNKYYLKKILNEYEVGAYVNTKVVEILDDGVIVENSQGQFTLAAETVVLALGYKPNNGLTEQLKEIHHNVITIGGALKTGNALDAIKEGFDVGISL; encoded by the coding sequence ATGTTTGACAAATTATTTTCACCAATTAAAATCAATCAATGTGAAATACCTAATCGACTCGCTGTTACTGCTATGGTAGCAAATTATTGTAATGAAGATGGTACCGCTTCAGATAAATACATAGCCTATCATGAAGCAAAGGCCAAAGGTGGCTGGGGATTAATTATCACAGAAGATTACGCTGTAAATGAACATGCTATGGGTTATAAATACATCGGTGGTCTTTGGAACGATGGACAAATAGAAAGCCACAAAAAATTAACAGATGCAGTACATAAATACGATAGTAAGATCTTTGCACAAATTTATCATGCTGGCAGACAAAGTGGTAGCTTAGTTAACGGTGGAGTACAACCAATGGCACCTTCAGCTATACCATGTCCATGGCTTAGAGAGATGCCACGAGAGTTAACGATAGCAGAAATTGAGCAAATTGTTGAGGATTTTGGCGATACTGCATTGAGAGCAAAAAAAGCAGGCTTTGATGGTGTAGAAGTTCATGCAGCACATGGGTATTTAATTGCACAGTTCTTATCACCATATGTAAATAAAAGAACAGATAAATATGGCGGTAATTTTGACAATAGAACAAGATTTTTAAAAGAAATATATGAAAATATACGTGCTAAAGTAGGAAAAGATTTTGCTGTTACAGTTCGACTCTCTGTTGTTGAGGACATGCCAGGCGGCAGAGATATGGCTGAATCACGAATTCTTGCAAAATTAATTGAAGAATGGGGATTTGATGCGCTACACGTCTCTTGCGCAGTATATGGTGACCACAACAGACAGATTGTATCTCCAATGTACGTTTCTCATGCTTGGCAAGCAGATTTAGCTGCTGAAATAAAGAAGATAGTTAATATACCGGTATTTACTGTAAACCGAATTAATGATCCACGTATGGCTGAAAGCCTCCTAGAGATGGATAAAGCGGATATTATTGGAATGGGAAGAGGATCGTTAGCAGACCCTGATCTTCCTAATAAGGCAAAGGCTGGAGATTTACAATCAATTAGATATTGTATTGGTTGTCTACAAGGCTGTACAGGGGCGCTTTACGTAGGAGGACCTATTACTTGTTTAGTAAATCCTTCTCTTGGCGAAGAGTACAAATTAGATTACAGCAAAGTAGAAAATCCTAAATCTGTATTAATTGCTGGTGCAGGCCCAGGTGGTTTAGAAGCAGCTAGAGCAGCAGCAATGAAAGGTCACAGCGTTAGCATATATGAAAAAAGAGAGTTTTTGGGTGGTCAGTTCCGTTCAGCAGCATATCCTCCAAGCAAAGGTGAATTAGCTAATTATACTACTTGGGTAACAAATGAATTAGAAAAATTAGGTGTAAATATTTATTTGAATACAGAAGTAACTAAAGAATTAATATTAGATAAAAAACCAGATGTAGTAATTGCTGCTACAGGCGGAAATCCTCTTGTTCCACCGATCAAAGGTATTGATAAAGCGCATGTAGTGACTGCTGAAGATGTATTACTAGGCAATGTATCTGTTGGTGATAAGATTGTTGTAGCTGGTGGTGGCGAAGTTGGTTCTGAAACTGCAGCTCATCTCGGTATGCAACAAAGAGAAGTCTCTATTGTAGAGATGAGATCTGCAATTTGTATGGATCTTGATGGAGTTAATAAATATTATTTAAAGAAAATCTTAAATGAATATGAAGTAGGAGCTTATGTAAATACTAAAGTGGTTGAAATATTAGATGATGGCGTAATAGTAGAAAATAGTCAAGGCCAATTTACATTAGCAGCAGAAACTGTTGTATTGGCTTTAGGTTATAAACCTAATAATGGACTAACAGAGCAATTAAAAGAAATTCACCATAATGTAATTACAATTGGTGGAGCATTAAAAACTGGTAATGCATTAGATGCAATAAAGGAAGGTTTTGATGTGGGAATTAGTCTATAG
- a CDS encoding MerR family transcriptional regulator codes for MKYKIGEVSKILNIPLQTIRYYESKNIINPEIDHDNQYRYFDAWDINFLLEYKKYRSFDFSQLEIKEILYQDTLEEFTERIEDRQAYFNKQLKYYELLTEKNKIYIDSLNTINENLNQYSITTQPEIYYFMHRFNYEYDSKEKMDGLFEIWLDYLPFVDYVVEMKEEYILSRDKVNKYNWGFAIKREHLEAFDLPLNEKVIHIEERPCVYTVICAGEKGTFSLKLLDGVMEYIEKEGYRLVGDIIGNLLVRTHEATGYSRFIEIWVPIKEK; via the coding sequence TTGAAATACAAAATTGGAGAGGTTTCAAAAATACTGAATATCCCTTTACAGACAATTCGTTATTATGAATCAAAAAATATTATTAATCCTGAAATAGATCATGATAATCAATACCGTTATTTTGATGCATGGGATATTAATTTTCTTTTAGAATACAAAAAGTATAGAAGCTTTGATTTCTCCCAGCTTGAAATAAAAGAAATACTATACCAAGATACATTAGAAGAATTTACAGAGAGAATAGAAGATAGACAAGCATATTTTAATAAACAGCTAAAATATTATGAGCTTCTCACAGAGAAAAATAAAATTTATATAGACTCTCTTAACACTATTAATGAAAACTTAAATCAGTATTCGATTACTACCCAACCTGAGATCTATTATTTCATGCATAGATTTAATTATGAATATGATAGCAAAGAAAAAATGGATGGTTTGTTTGAAATTTGGTTAGATTATCTTCCATTTGTGGACTATGTAGTTGAGATGAAAGAGGAGTATATTTTAAGTAGGGATAAAGTCAATAAGTATAACTGGGGATTTGCAATCAAGAGAGAGCATCTTGAAGCATTTGATCTTCCACTCAATGAAAAAGTTATACATATTGAAGAGCGTCCATGTGTATATACGGTGATTTGTGCAGGAGAAAAGGGTACATTTTCATTAAAGTTACTAGACGGAGTGATGGAGTATATAGAAAAAGAAGGTTATCGCCTAGTAGGTGATATAATAGGTAATCTACTTGTGCGTACACATGAGGCAACTGGATACAGTAGATTTATAGAGATTTGGGTTCCCATTAAAGAAAAATGA